A genomic stretch from Gavia stellata isolate bGavSte3 chromosome 24, bGavSte3.hap2, whole genome shotgun sequence includes:
- the TLR4 gene encoding toll-like receptor 4 — MPRRGALPPWTLVVLLQLALVPSQLAGCLLNPCLEVIPNKTFRCMGLNVSGVPAEVPNTTQNLDLSFSNLKSLGSNNFSSVPELQLLDLTRCQLHTIEDNSFKDLHKLSTLILTANPLQYLGTAAFYGLTSLKKLVLVETNIASLTDLPIGHLHTLQELNLGHNNIASLKLPKYFTNLTSLRHLSFVSNKITYISKGDLDALREANRLNLTLLLSLNDIKYIEPGSFAKIHLGELVLRSSFENYNVMHISLQGLTGLQVNRLIVGEFSDSQKLVDFQSGLLSGLCQVQMQEFVLICFREFESDTDTLFNCIGNVSSIRLVDLQLEEVSEVPMFSQVKQLECKKCKFKEVPAVKLSLFKELRVLRITKSKHLNSFRQNFESLSNLEVIDLSENHLSFTRCCSPQFSKCPNLKHLNLSFNSDIRLTGDFSNVKNLLYLDLQHTKLFGPGSYPVFLSLQKLIYLDISHTRTHVTCQCTFCGLNSLQVLKMAGNSFENNKLANNFKNLSHLHTLDISSCKLVQVDRNTFDALSELKELNISNNKLLTFDPVVYKPLQALTALDFSNNQLNVLLDSALEILPDSLVLLDISQNLFECSCVYLNFLKWIKEEQELLQNKELMLCHTPAYMKNMSLSSFDLSSCQLNASTVSFSVIMLLAATVFLFLIYKYYFQLYYSLVLLSGCKRSAERGDTYDAFVIHSSKDQEWVMKELVEPLEGGTPPFQLCLYYRDFLPGVPIVTNIIQEGFLSSRNVIAVISTDFLESKWCSFEFDIAQSWQLVEGKAGIIMIVLEEVNKALLRQRMGLSRYLRRNTYLEWKNKEISRHIFWRQLTGVLLEGKKWNHEEVKLM, encoded by the exons ATGCCCAGGAGAGGAGCTCTTCCTCCATGGACACTcgtggtgctgctgcagctggcgCTTGTCCCATCACAGCTGGCAGGCTGCCTCCTCAATCCCTGTTTGGAG GTCATCCCTAACAAAACTTTCAGATGCATGGGACTGAATGTCTCAGGAGTTCCTGCTGAAGTCCCAAATACCACCCAGAATTTGGATCTCAGTTTCAGCAATCTGAAATCACTGgggtcaaataatttttcatcagtCCCTGAACTGCAGCTTCTGGATCTTACAAG GTGCCAACTCCATACAATAGAAGATAACTCTTTTAAGGATCTTCATAAACTTTCCACCTTAATTTTAACTGCTAATCCCCTCCAGTACCTGGGGACAGCAGCCTTCTATGGCTTAACATCTCTGAAAAAACTAGTATTGGTGGAAACCAACATAGCGTCTCTGACTGACCTACCCATTGGACACTTGCATACCCTGCAGGAGCTGAATTTGGGCCACAATAACATTGCTTCATTGAAGCTTCCCAAGTACTTCACCAACCTGACCTCTCTCAGGCACCTGAGCTTTGTCTCCAATAAGATCACATATATCTCCAAAGGAGACCTTGATGCCCTGAGGGAAGCGAACAGGCTCAACCTCACACTGTTGCTTTCCTTGAATGATATAAAATACATAGAGCCAGGGTCCTTTGCAAAGATTCACCTTGGTGAGCTGGTTCTGAGGTCCTCTTTTGAGAACTACAATGTGATGCACATTTCTCTTCAAGGCCTGACTGGTTTACAGGTCAACAGACTGATAGTTGGAGAATTCAGTGACAGCCAGAAACTGGTAGACTTTCAGAGTGGACTCTTGAGTGGACTGTGTCAGGTACAAATGCAAGAGTTTGTCTTAATCTGTTTCAGGGAATTTGAGAGTGACACAGACACTCTTTTTAACTGCATAGGCAATGTCTCCAGTATTCGGTTGGTGGACCTCCAACTTGAAGAGGTGTCAGAGGTCCCTATGTTCTCTCAAGTGAAACAGCTGGAATGCAAGAAATGCAAGTTTAAGGAAGTGCCTGCTGTGAAGCTGTCTCTTTTCAAGGAGCTGAGAGTGCTTCGTATTACCAAGAGCAAACACCTCAATAGCTTCCGTCAGAACTTTGAGAGTCTAAGTAACCTGGAGGTCATAGACTTGAGTGAGAATCACCTCTCCTTCACTCGCTGCTGTTCCCCTCAGTTTTCCAAGTGTCCAAATTTGAAACACTTGAACCTAAGCTTCAATTCTGACATCAGGTTGACTGGAGATTTCAGTAATGTGAAGAATTTGTTATATTTGGACCTTCAGCACACAAAGTTATTTGGTCCTGGCTCCTACCCTGTCTTTCTATCCCTTCAGAAACTCATTTACCTGGATATTTCCCATACCAGAACTCATGTTACATGCCAGTGTACGTTTTGTGGCTTGAACTCTTTGCAAGTGCTCAAGATGGCAGGCAACTCCTTTGAGAACAACAAATTGGCCAACAACTTCAAAAACCTAAGTCACCTCCACACCTTGGATATTTCAAGTTGCAAATTAGTACAGGTGGATCGAAATACATTTGATGCCCTCTCTGAACTAAAAGAGCTGAACATCAGCAACAATAAGCTACTTACCTTTGATCCTGTAGTCTACAAGCCTCTCCAAGCCCTCACAGCCCTGGATTTCAGCAACAACCAACTGAATGTTCTGTTGGACTCAGCCCTGGAAATCCTGCCTGATAGTCTGGTCCTGCTAGACATCTCTCAAAACCTGTTTGAATGCTCTTGCGTATACCTGAACTTTCTAAAATGGATCAAGGAAGAGCAGGAGCTACTGCAGAACAAGGAGTTGATGTTATGTCACACGCCTGCATACATGAAAAACATGAGCCTGTCAAGCTTTGATCTGTCCTCCTGTCAACTCAATGCAAGCACAGTGTCATTCTCAGTGATCATGTTGCTTGCTGCAACGGTGTTCCTCTTCCTGATTTACAAGTACTACTTTCAGCTATACTACTCATTGGTGCTGCTCAGCGGGTGTAAACGCTCTGCAGAAAGGGGTGACACCTATGATGCATTTGTTATCCACTCCAGCAAAGACCAAGAATGGGTGATGAAAGAGCTGGTGGAACCCTTAGAAGGAGGAACACCTCCCTTCCAGCTTTGTCTTTACTACAGGGATTTCCTGCCAGGGGTACCCATTGTCACCAATATCATCCAAGAAGGTTTTCTGAGTAGCAGAAATGTCATTGCAGTCATCTCTACTGACTTTCTGGAGAGCAAGTGGTGTAGTTTTGAGTTTGACATTGCCCAGTCCTGGCAGCTTGTTGAAGGAAAGGCTGGAATCATCATGATTGTACTAGAAGAAGTGAATAAGGCTTTGCTGAGGCAGAGGATGGGGCTGTCCCGATACCTGAGGAGGAACACCTATCTGGAGtggaaaaacaaggaaataagCAGGCACATCTTCTGGAGGCAGCTGACAGGAGTCCTGCTAGAAGGCAAAAAATGGAATCACGAAGAGGTAAAGCTcatgtga